CACCTCTGGCGAATTGAACCCGACACCGGCCGAAGTGCAAGCACGAATTGAGCTTACCTTGGCACGGTCGGAGTCATGGAAACAGCATTAAACCGGGAAGAATCAGCCGGCGGAGCGGTATTGAGATTAAACTTGCCACCCCTGCCCGGCCGGAGGTAGAATGAACCGCCCGGCTTCAGCGTTGGTATAAAACCAGGAGGTTCGAGATGAGAACGATGAAGACATTCCTATTTCTGCTGATCCTGCCGCTTACTTTGGCTGCTGATGAAGTAGCCGTAACGGTGTACAACTCTAACCTTGGTGTCATCAGCGAAACTCGACGGCTGGCCTTCAACCAGGGTGTCGACCGGCTGGCCTTTCGCGATGTGCCCACACAAATCGATGCCGCTTCGGTCAGGTTCGAACTGGTTTCGCCGGGTCGGCAGGTCTCTATCCTTGAACAGAACTATGCCTTTGACTTGGTCAGCCCCCAGCAGATGTACCAGAAGTATATCGACAAGGAAATCGAGTTGATCGACAAAGACGGTCGCCTGTTTGCCGGAACACTCCTGGCCTACAACAGCGGCGCCGTTACGCTGCTGGAGGAATCCGGACGGATCAAAATTGTGCTCCTTGAGAATATCTCCGAGGTTAATTTCCCATCGCTGCCGGACGGCTTGATTACCCGGCCCACCCTGTTCTGGGTGTATGAGTCGGATTACTCCGGCGAGCTTGAATGCCGGGTCGGTTATCAAACGGGTGGCATGAGTTGGAGTGCCGAATATGTCGGACTGCTCTCAAGCGATGAGAGCAAACTGGACCTCTCCGGCTGGGCTTCGATTAACAACAGCTCGGGAAAGACCTATTCGGAGGCCAAACTGAAGCTAGTGGCCGGAGATATCAGTCGAGCGGCCCCGCCACCACGAGCCATGACCAAAGGGATGGCTATGGCTGAGACTTCAATGGGAGCAGGGTTTGAAGAGAAAGCGTTCTTCGAGTACCATCTCTATACACTACCCAGGCATGCGACCGTGGCCGACAAGGAGATAAAACAAATCTCCCTGTTCGATCCGGCGCAGACAGCTGCCGAGAAAGTCTTCATTTATAGACCGGAGCGCCATCCTACCAATGTCGAAGTTAGGCTCAAGTTCGTCAACAGCCGGTCGGGCGGTCTGGGTATGCCGCTGCCGGGGGGCAGGATTCGGCTTTTTAAGGCCGATGACGACGGCTCGGTTATTCTGTTGGGTGAGGATCGAATCAAACACACACCCAGAGATGAAGAAGTGACGGTAAAAGTCGGCAATGCCTTCGACGTGGTTGCTGAGGAGCGGCTGATGAGTCAAACTCGGATCTCGGCCAAAGTGGAAGACAGACAGTACGAAATTGAGATACGCAATCGTAAGGAGACCGATATTACGGTTACTGTCGAAAAGAGGTTTTACGGCTATTGGGAGATCAACGAATCCAACTTTGCCTACAGGCGCAAGGATGCCAACACGGTCGAGTTTGAAATCCCGGTTGGGGCCGGTCAGACTGAACAGTTGAACTGCCTGGCTCGTTTTACCTCAAGATGATCGGAGCAGTAGTTGACAAGGCGAGAGCCAGAAGTTACATTCTCCTCGTTGACGTGTGGTTTATTGATATGACAGGAGGTTCTTTTGAAGCAGTTTGTTAAATCGTTAGTTGTTATAGGTCTCGCGACTTTCGTGGCCACATCAGCAGTAGAGGGAAAGAAGCCTCGAAAACTGCCGGTAGACGCTTACATAAAGTCGGCCAAAATCGCAATTATCTCCGGTGACATAGATCGCTACCCGGAAGCGATTGCCATGCTGGACTCTCTGTTTTTGCACTACGGCCACCACGCCGAGGCTCTAAACTGGATGGGACAGATCAATGTCGACTATGTCGAGAAGACGGCCAGTCCGGTCCAGAAGAAGAAGTATATCGAGAAGATGGTCGCCTATTTCGACTCGCTGCACCTGTGTTGCGACAATAAGGACATCAAGAAGAAATACCGCAAGAACTGCGACAAGTACATTCAGAGTTCGGACTCGATAAGAGTGAAGTACTGGCGAGAGTTTTACAATGCCGGCGTGGAACAACTGACGGTGATGAGCGAACTGCAAGAGGAGATTGCCGACGCTGATGACTCCACCAGTCGCTCCTATTCCGAAGCCAATCTGAAAGCCAACATGGATTCTTGTGTGGCCAATATGGAACTGGCTATCACTATCGATCCCACCAACCACCAGACCTATATCGGCATCGGCAGCGCTTACGACAAAGGAGGCAACCCCGAAGAGGCGCTCAGGTGGCAGGAGATAGGCCTGCAAAAAGCTCCCCAGGAGAACAAGGCTTCAATGTCTTTATCGATTGGATATACTTATATCAATGTGGACAAGTACTGTGAGGCTATTCCGTACCTGAAAACATACCTGGCTGAAAACCCAGCCGATACCGCCTGGCTTTATAATCTTAGCATCTGCCACAACAATTGCGATCAGTATGAGGCAGCAATGGCAGTTTATCAGCAGATACTGGAACTCGATCCCAACCACATGAAAGTACTCACGGGTATCGGCCGATATTTCAATGATCTGGGCCGTCGCGCCTCGGACTCCTCACGGGTATACCGCGAAGCCGGTGATGCCGCCGCCGCCGAAAGCTGGCTGGCCGAGAGAGACGTTGCCTTTGACTCCTCGCGTGCCTACTTCAAACGAGCCTTTCAGACCGATCCGACCGATGAATTTGTCGCCGATATGTATGCGCTGATAAGCGCTCTTCGTTTGGAATACCAAGATGCCGCCGAGGGATACACCCGACTGACTGAACTGCAACCCAACAATGCCGACTACTGGACATACCTGGGTGACATTCAGGTACGACTGAATGAATTTGATCAGGCCATTCATTCGTATGAGATGACTGTCAGCATTCAACCCGACAAAGTCAGTATATGGGAACAGCTTGCCGACTTGTACCAGAACCAGAAGATGTCGGCCAAGGAATCAGAAGCGCGCAAGAAAGTCAAGGAACTGAAACCGTAAGCTCGTTGCCGGTAAGAACCCGACGTCGTTGCCGTACAGACGCTGGTTGACATAGATATTTCCCAAAGCGGTAGGTGTTCACCTACCGCTTTGTTTTTCGGGGACGCACAGCCGTGAACCAAATCGACCGCTTGGCCGAAATCGCAGTGTCCGGACCGCCTGCACGTACCTTTACCTACCGCCTGCCCAATGGCAGCGACCGACCGCAGAACGGTCAACGAGTCTTGGTGCCGTTTGGAAGCACCCGCCAGGTTGGGTTCTATCTCGGACCGGGAACACCCAAACCGGGAGTTACTATCAAGTCGGTCATCCGGTCATTGGATGGACAGAGCTACTTCAGCGACGAACTGCTTCGATTATGTCTGTGGATCGCCGACTATTACTTCGCCAACCCGGCTGACTGCCTGACCGCCGCATTACCCGGAGTGTTCTCCAGCGCGCGCTCGATGCGCTACGTCTGGCGGGCTGAAGACGACCAGGTACACCATCTGCTGGGTCGTAAGATCAAACCGGGCAAGGCGGTGTCGGACGAGGTGTTACAGAAAATCAAAAGCGTGAAAGGGCTGTTGCGACGTCTGCTTGAGCAAATGGTGATCGCAGAAGACTGGCTCGATAGCCCCGCGCAGGTTCGTCGACCTACCGGCTATCGAATGACCGACCACGATGCCTTCGTCCCTTTCTTCAGCCGCCGCAAGACAAAACCAGATCCGTTCGATGGCGTCAGAACACGCCCCGAACTACGGGCCGCCGGCTGGAGTGATTATATAGTCCGGCAAGCGTTAGAAGCAAAACTCCTGCAGCCGGTTTTCAGCGACGAGTCAAGAGACGTGCTCGACTTCATCAAGCCACGCACCGACATTGGCGGCATCTCACTCAACAGTGAGCAGCAACAGGTCGTAGACGGCATCAGCGATGTTTTGTCCACGGGATTCTCAAGCCACCTGCTGCACGGCGTGACCGGCTCCGGCAAGACTATAGTCTACTGTCATCTCTGTCGGCAAGTGATCGACAACGGCTCGACCGCCCTGGTGCTGACACCGGAGATTGCCCTGGCCGGCAGCACGCTGGCCTATTTTCGCGGGTTCTTCCCAGACCAGGTGACAATCGTACACTCGGCAATGACCGAATCTGAACGGCTCGAAAGCTGGCGGGGAATCAGGTCGGGGCGGTTCAAGGTGGTGATCGGTCCCCGTTCCGCCCTGTTTGCTCCGGCCGTGAACCTGGGCATAATAGTGGTCGACGAAGAGCACGATCCATCGTACAAACAAGACAACCCGGCCCCCAGGTTTCACGGACGCGATGCCGCTATCATGCGCGCTCGAATCAACAACATCCCCGTCCTGCTCGGATCGGCTTCGCCTTCGTTCGAATCGTACCACAACGCCCAGTCCGGACGCTATCGACTGTTGCGGCTGACCAAGCGACCACGCGAGGCAAAACTGCCGACCGTGCGGTTGGTGGACATGCGTACCGACCGACTCAAAGGTGACCTTGGGTTCTTTTCGCTGGCTCTCAAACAACAGATAGAGAAACGTCTCGACAACGATGAACAGGTGATTCTCTACTTGAATCGGCGGGGTCACTCGCCGCAAGTGAAATGCACAACCTGCGGACATGTGCCGCGATGTCGTCAGTGCCAGGTAAACCTG
Above is a window of Candidatus Zixiibacteriota bacterium DNA encoding:
- the priA gene encoding primosomal protein N', encoding MNQIDRLAEIAVSGPPARTFTYRLPNGSDRPQNGQRVLVPFGSTRQVGFYLGPGTPKPGVTIKSVIRSLDGQSYFSDELLRLCLWIADYYFANPADCLTAALPGVFSSARSMRYVWRAEDDQVHHLLGRKIKPGKAVSDEVLQKIKSVKGLLRRLLEQMVIAEDWLDSPAQVRRPTGYRMTDHDAFVPFFSRRKTKPDPFDGVRTRPELRAAGWSDYIVRQALEAKLLQPVFSDESRDVLDFIKPRTDIGGISLNSEQQQVVDGISDVLSTGFSSHLLHGVTGSGKTIVYCHLCRQVIDNGSTALVLTPEIALAGSTLAYFRGFFPDQVTIVHSAMTESERLESWRGIRSGRFKVVIGPRSALFAPAVNLGIIVVDEEHDPSYKQDNPAPRFHGRDAAIMRARINNIPVLLGSASPSFESYHNAQSGRYRLLRLTKRPREAKLPTVRLVDMRTDRLKGDLGFFSLALKQQIEKRLDNDEQVILYLNRRGHSPQVKCTTCGHVPRCRQCQVNLTYHKVGRKMSCHYCGRVEATPSRCPKCHSDDLIFLGAGTQKVEESIPRLLDSAKVVRLDSDTASGRKRAYQILSDFAAKKSSLLLGTQMVTKGLDFPGVTLVGVLSADLSLDLPDFRASEKTFARLLQVSGRAGRADQPGEVLIQTFYPDSDLIDDAARQDYESFFHREIEKRRELDFPPFSRLVNFTLSGKDESKLQKAALEFRDRLLKQIKIAGLKRLTPLGPAPCPMYRLRGNFRRHLFVKTHQMVKLVKMLREWDLTEPRFKLPTSIRLTVDVDADDMM
- a CDS encoding tetratricopeptide repeat protein, with the protein product MKQFVKSLVVIGLATFVATSAVEGKKPRKLPVDAYIKSAKIAIISGDIDRYPEAIAMLDSLFLHYGHHAEALNWMGQINVDYVEKTASPVQKKKYIEKMVAYFDSLHLCCDNKDIKKKYRKNCDKYIQSSDSIRVKYWREFYNAGVEQLTVMSELQEEIADADDSTSRSYSEANLKANMDSCVANMELAITIDPTNHQTYIGIGSAYDKGGNPEEALRWQEIGLQKAPQENKASMSLSIGYTYINVDKYCEAIPYLKTYLAENPADTAWLYNLSICHNNCDQYEAAMAVYQQILELDPNHMKVLTGIGRYFNDLGRRASDSSRVYREAGDAAAAESWLAERDVAFDSSRAYFKRAFQTDPTDEFVADMYALISALRLEYQDAAEGYTRLTELQPNNADYWTYLGDIQVRLNEFDQAIHSYEMTVSIQPDKVSIWEQLADLYQNQKMSAKESEARKKVKELKP
- a CDS encoding DUF4139 domain-containing protein — protein: MRTMKTFLFLLILPLTLAADEVAVTVYNSNLGVISETRRLAFNQGVDRLAFRDVPTQIDAASVRFELVSPGRQVSILEQNYAFDLVSPQQMYQKYIDKEIELIDKDGRLFAGTLLAYNSGAVTLLEESGRIKIVLLENISEVNFPSLPDGLITRPTLFWVYESDYSGELECRVGYQTGGMSWSAEYVGLLSSDESKLDLSGWASINNSSGKTYSEAKLKLVAGDISRAAPPPRAMTKGMAMAETSMGAGFEEKAFFEYHLYTLPRHATVADKEIKQISLFDPAQTAAEKVFIYRPERHPTNVEVRLKFVNSRSGGLGMPLPGGRIRLFKADDDGSVILLGEDRIKHTPRDEEVTVKVGNAFDVVAEERLMSQTRISAKVEDRQYEIEIRNRKETDITVTVEKRFYGYWEINESNFAYRRKDANTVEFEIPVGAGQTEQLNCLARFTSR